The Caenorhabditis elegans chromosome I genome includes the window ttttttgatgtttaattgaaattttagagatgtattagaaagttttttaatcttcaaacaaaaaacatttttgtcaaatcgagacctcaaaataatttatctttTCAATACAATTTAGTTTCCTTGCTTTTAACGTTCAAATCTTgatcatttctttttttttgtttataaacGATTGTTTCAGATAAATGCCGAAACGCCGCTACAATCCGTCCGCCAACGAGGAGGAAAAGATTCCAAtagtagaaaaattatataggtGAGGTTTACTTTAAGTTCAAAGACCGTTGAGCTTATTGCAGGGAAAATCAAGAATCGGATTTTCTTGGTGGCGGATTCTGTGATGACGACGATGAGGTGCAGGAACGTCGCGagcaaatttccgaaatgaGACAAAAACGTAATTGTTTAACTGTTGAAAGTCAATGGCAATTTGCTAgtatttctgaatttagaaattattaaCTAAAAAACGAGTAAAACTTTAAGtgatataattattttattctaaattcggaaaaaaagtgaaattataTGTATTCTTTGACTATATGCTTacacaaattttcaggcgAAGAAGCAGCTCACAATTTGATTCAAGctcctgaaaattgtgaaaagtgCGACAAAGGTTTGATGGACAGTTGGCTTTGGGAACGATATAACTGTGCAGTTTGTGATGCTTGTAGAGATGATAAAGGCGAACATAAATTACTTGCTCGTACGGAAGTCAAAAATACATATCTTCTGAAAGTAAGAcggtattttaaaaatcttaaaatgaTATTTCAATTACAGGATTGCGATCTGGATCTGCGCAAACCAAAGCTTCGGTATTGGGCGAAGAAAAATCCACATAATCCGAGATATGGAGACATGAAGTTGTATCTGAAGTGCCAGGTCATTTATTCAGTTCATAGatttaatacattttatttttcagattgaaacaCGAGTTCTGGAAGTGCATGGTAGTTGGGAAGATCTGGAATTGAAGAAAGAGCTTCGTGAGCAATCCAAAGAAGTTCGTTCCGAAAAGcgttttgagaaaaagctcAAAGATCTCCGCCAGCAAATTCGTGGAACTTCCGGTGTGAAAGTTGATTTCGGAAGACCTCATACTCACGAATTCGGGAAAGAAACTCACGTGGAAGAGGACACATGGAGAAGAACATGCATAACTTGTGAATATgaagaagtttttgaaaaactctgaGTTCAAACTGAATTAAATAACATTTGACGGGCTACACGAAGACTAGTACTGTTCTATTATCTACAGTATCTACTACTCATTCTTctaattctctttttttgatCTTACAATTAATTATCCAAATGTAAATGCTTTATTGCTATGAGATAAACATATTTCTCCACTTATTCATGTTGGTTGTGCAGAGCGCGCGTTGCCATAGCGACAAGGGAACCTTTCCGTGAAAGGGGGAtacattcttgaaaattcaatattctCTAAGCATGCGCAGAAATTCAGTTTCCGTTGAAGATGGAATTGGTTAGTTTCAATtaagtttgcaaattttgataattaataaaaatttaagttcgTCCCGAAACTGAGCAGACTCTAGCTTCACGAAAAAATAAGCCAGAGAAGCTATTTCTTCGATCAGCATCAGTTGGATTGGCTCCAGGAGATGGAGAACAATCACCATCACCAGGTCCTTTTACAAAAGATGAAAAGGATAAGAAACAGAATAGAAGAGAATCAATAAAAGAACatttgatgaaatttaaagcaaaagCTGGAAAGATTCTCGAGGAAAAGCAAAGTGTGAAGCCGATAAATGAAGAATCACAGAATAGCATGTcgtttttggtaattttcagtaatttttgttgCTTAATACGGAAAATCATTTGAGGTTTATTACATATAcgtcaaaaaatgagaaactaCACATATATTACGCGCATGGCCACAACAAGTTACTGTAACTCGTGTCATTTTACGGGCCGTTATCGTGtcgttttttgaagaataaaaaaatttctgccaaGGTTTTCACATGAAAATTGATGCAAAAAATGATACGAGTTACAATACCTTTTTGTcctcgtggcgagacccatgcgCGTAAGATTCTGTAGGTTTGCACCTCTACGATTGccaagttaaaaatttggtcgTCTTTGAAAACTAGGATAggtgaaaattgagcaattgtcatttttgaaataaaaaatagaatcTCAACACTTGGAAAAATTCTTGGAAACACTTTGATTGTTCCATATGAGTTGTTACAGTCGCAAACGTCTGAAGGTgaacaaaaagaagaactt containing:
- the xpa-1 gene encoding XPA C-terminal domain-containing protein (Confirmed by transcript evidence); translated protein: MPKRRYNPSANEEEKIPIVEKLYRENQESDFLGGGFCDDDDEVQERREQISEMRQKREEAAHNLIQAPENCEKCDKGLMDSWLWERYNCAVCDACRDDKGEHKLLARTEVKNTYLLKDCDLDLRKPKLRYWAKKNPHNPRYGDMKLYLKCQIETRVLEVHGSWEDLELKKELREQSKEVRSEKRFEKKLKDLRQQIRGTSGVKVDFGRPHTHEFGKETHVEEDTWRRTCITCEYEEVFEKL